In the Larus michahellis chromosome 6, bLarMic1.1, whole genome shotgun sequence genome, one interval contains:
- the LRIT2 gene encoding leucine-rich repeat, immunoglobulin-like domain and transmembrane domain-containing protein 2: MSSLGSGPQQDLFLRQGRLQLIGFASWRLLACLVHTLHSAFLKENMDPICHIFLLLLAFHKINPSVSSCVTGCSCSQDSFGRSLLCMSALLRQIPANIPQDMRKIRIENSHLTELPRGSFENVSALEYLWLNFNNITVMHIKSLEYLPALKELRLQGNKLSSVPWTAFQDTPALKILDLKHNRLDVLPEHALRYLPNLTYLDLSSNQLTVISRDVFYSWPVYQRSQRAEGQIEAISNAVLALHDNPWICDCRLRGFVQFIKSVGPPIILMNSYLTCSSPKFRAGKFFHEVELNSCMKPLTSALDTNLTVPVGLNVTLTCFVQASPSPAVWWTYALKLLRPFNVSTEPISEETVRSELLIPAARPVDAGNYTCTAANFLGNTSVAITLWVGAPWASTPDPGWAPIGPAEPGAHVEVRIAKQTVYGITLEWFAAAAAEPGEIWYTLLVGRYDAAQKDAIYIGPGVNTYSVTDLLPATKYEVCVAVRNQAPRKGQCVVFVTGSDVSQLEQREKLIHIIVIVCAMVLAVPAGMYACTAEARPGCLARCPGACPRRRRGGQAQAAGSKESTLDSLPAGSEDGLCRPEGGRGGRRPPAREDPGKTRPPHRNSADLY, from the exons ATGTCTTCTTTAGGGTCGGGTCCCCAGCAGGATTTATTTCTGCGTCAAGGAAGATTACAGCTAATAGGATTTGCTTCTTGGAGGCTGTTGGCATGTTTGGTGCACACCCTGCACAGTGCTTTCTTAAAGGAGAATATGGACCctatttgtcatatttttcttcttcttctagcCTTCCACAAGATAAACCCATCTGTTTCATCTTGTGTCACAGGATGCTCTTGTTCTCAAGACAGCTTTGGAAG GAGTTTGCTCTGCATGTCTGCACTGCTGAGGCAGATCCCTGCAAACATCCCTCAGGACATGCGGAAAATTAGAATAGAAAATTCTCACCTAACAGAATTGCCTCGCGGGTCTTTTGAGAACGTTAGTGCCTTGGAGTATCTCTGGCTCAATTTTAACAACATCACGGTGATGCACATCAAGAGCCTGGAATATCTGCCGGCACTGAAGGAGCTGCGCTTGCAAGGGAACAAATTAAGTTCGGTGCCATGGACAGCATTTCAAGACACTCCAGCTCTGAAAATCCTGGATCTGAAGCACAACCGGTTGGATGTCCTTCCAGAACATGCACTCCGCTATCTGCCCAACCTGACCTATTTAGATCTATCCTCAAATCAGCTTACTGTCATATCCAGGGATGTCTTCTATAGCTGGCCCGTCTATCAGAGAAGCCAGAGGGCGGAGGGACAGATAGAAGCTATTTCCAACGCCGTCTTGGCCCTTCATGACAACCCCTGGATTTGCGACTGTCGCCTGCGGGGATTTGTCCAGTTTATCAAGTCGGTTGGCCCACCTATTATTCTGATGAATTCCTATTTAACTTGCTCAAGCCCGAAATTCAGGGCAGGGAAGTTTTTTCATGAAGTGGAGCTCAACAGCTGCATGAAGCCCCTGACTTCGGCCCTTGACACCAACCTGACAGTCCCAGTAGGGCTAAATGTCACCCTGACCTGCTTTGTGCAAGCCAGTCCTTCCCCGGCTGTCTGGTGGACCTATGCACTCAAACTTCTAAGGCCGTTTAATG TGTCCACGGAGCCCATCAGCGAGGAGACCGTCCGCTCAGAGCTGCTGATCCCAGCAGCGCGGCCAGTGGACGCTGGCAACTACACCTGCACGGCCGCCAACTTCTTGGGCAACACCTCGGTGGCCATCACCCTCTGGGTGGGGGCCCCCTGGGCATCCACCCCTGACCCAGGCTGGGCCCCCATTGGGCCTGCTGAGCCGGGTGCCCACGTAGAAGTGCGCATTGCCAAGCAGACGGTCTACGGCATCACCCTAGAGTGGtttgcggcggcggcagcggagcCAGGTGAGATCTGGTACACACTCCTGGTGGGACGCTATGATGCTGCCCAGAAGGATGCCATCTACATCGGCCCTGGTGTCAACACCTACTCGGTGACTGACCTCTTGCCTGCCACCAAGTACGAGGTCTGCGTGGCCGTGCGCAACCAGGCACCCCGCAAGGGCCAGTGCGTCGTCTTTGTCACGGGCAGTGACGTCAGCCAGCTGGAGCAGCGTGAGAAGCTCATCCACATCATCGTCATCGTCTGCGCCATGGTGCTGGCCGTGCCTGCCGGCATGTACGCCTGCACAGCTGAAGCTCGCCCTGGTTGCCTGGCCCGCTGCCCTGGCGCctgtccccgccgccgccgtggggGCCAGGCACAGGCCGCCGGCAGTAAGGAGAGCACACTGGACAGCCTGCCTGCCGGCAGCGAGGACGGGCTCTGCCGACCCGAGGGCGGCCGCGGTGGTCGGCGGCCCCCGGCCCGTGAGGACCCAGGCAAAACCCGGCCACCCCACAGGAACAGCGCTGACCTCTACTAG